Part of the Solwaraspora sp. WMMA2065 genome is shown below.
CGATCCTGCGCCGAACGCCCGAACACTTCGAGATCGTGGCAGGGGTAGACCAGCTGGGTGGAGGACTTGTCCGGGTGCCCGCGGGACAGGTTGACCAGGATCTCGTCGCCGTCGAGCAGCGACTGGTACCCCCGGTACACCTCCGGCAGCAGGCGCGGGTCGAGCTCCTGCACCAGGGGACCGAAGCTGGTGTGCGTGATTACTTCACGGACCGCATGGCAGTCGCCGATCACGGCGGTGAACGCGCCGCGCGCCAACGCGGCCTGGCTCGGGGCGGCGAACAGGACATCGGGGTTGCACAACGCGGGCGGGTCGGCCGGGTGCGCCGCGATGATCCCCTCCAGTACGTCCCGGGGAACCACCACCTCCGGGCGGTCGGTGTCCGGCCCGATCAGCGCGTGCAGGATCACCTCGTCCAGCTCGACCAGTTCCGCCTCGATCGGCGCGCAGTCGCGGGCCAGCCGATCCAGGTCGGCGAACGAGCAGGCGTACAGGCGGTCAAGTGGCACCTCCACGCCGGTGCCGAACGTGTCGCGCACCCACCGGGTGAGCACCTCGCGTTCACGCCGCATCCGCAGGCGCGGCCCAGCCAGCACGAGCTCATAGACGACGGCGAGCTCGGTGGTGAGAAAGTCGGCCACGTCGGGTCCGATGGTCAGCCCGCGCAGCCGGCTGTGCGCCTCCTCGAACAGGATGCTGCGGTCGGCGTAGTGCAGGCCACTGTTGCGGTTGCCGGGCACCCCGGTCAGCTCCTCGAAACGCCGCTTGGCTGCGGTTAGCACGGCGGGGCGCTGGGCCGGGGGCGCGGCCGAGAAATGCAGCAGGTCCTGTTCGAACGCGTCGACGGCGGCCAGCATCGGCGCGGCGTGCGCGGCGTCGTGAGGCAGCAGCTCCCGCAGGCGGCGCAGCGGCGCGGCGTCGCCGACCGGCACCTCGAACTCGGCCGTGAGCCACTTATCGTCCACGGCACGCCGCAAGACCTCCTCGAAAGGTTCCGGGAATGGCCATTCCGCGCGCAGGTCGGCGACGGTACGAGCGCCCACGGCGCGTTCCCACAGCCACTGTTCACCGGGTGTCACGTCCCAGTCGCCTTGCTGTCGAAAGTGCCACTCGGCGTCCAGACCGTCGCGGGTAGTGAAGGCGTACGCCTCGATGCGACCGTCACGTAGGAACGTGAGTGGTCGCCGGCGGGGCCGGACGTGGTCGAGCATGCCGGGCATCTCCCCGGCGGCGAGCGCGAGCCGTTCGGCCGCCCAGTGGGTGAAGAACGCTGTGCGCCGCAGCGGCCCTTCCCCCGTCCAGGTGATGCCGGGCGTCGTGCCGACCCGGCCCACCGTGAACGGGCCGAAATGCGAGTGTGTCTCGTTCTTGGTGGTGATCCGTTGCAGATACATGGTGAGTAGGTCGGTCATCTTGCGGGTGTGCCGTCCCGGCTCGCCGTGGTAGCCGTCCAGCCAGGCCGCAAGAGTGGGATAGGCGGCGTCGTTGGACAGCAGCAGCACCTGGCGCAGAGAGTCCTCGATGAAGGCCCGCGCCACCGCGTCGCCGGCGGCGTCAAGCCGTTCCCGGTGCTGGTCGCGGAACACCTGCCAGTCGGTGTGCAGCGCGGCGGCCGCGTCCCGGTACGCGCGTAACGGACCGCTCTCGGTGTCGGGCAGGGCGTCGAGTACCGGGGCGAGGTCCTCGGTGGTGATCGGGCGGAGCTGCCCGATCTCGGAGGCGAGTCGCTGCGTGCCAGCCTTACGGTGCCGGCGGAGCACCGCCTTGGCGGTGGCGGCCAGTTCGGCCAGACGCTCACGGCGTTCGGTCAGCGAGACCGCCCGAGACGCCTGTTCGGCGTCGACAAGCGGATCGAGCATCTCCAGCGGATATCCCGCCTGCCGCAGCACGACGGTCGGCACCAGATGCCAGGCGTGGTCGGGCGCGTTCATCTCGACGCTTGCCGGATGTGTGTCAGTGGTCATGTGCCTGCCTTGGTCACGCGGGCGGTCCGGCGCTCGTGCAGGGCGTCAACGATCGCCATTGGGTCGGGGCCCACGACCGGGACCCGACCCGGCGTGGGCACCCAGGGTTTGAGCCGTGGGCCGTGATAGTCGGAGCCGGTCGTGGCGAGCAGGCCCACGGCCGCGCTGAGCTGTGCCAGCCGGGCACTGTCGGCCGGCCGGTGCCAGCTGGTCCACACTTCGATTCCGGCCAGGCCGGCGTCGGCCCAGGTGTCCAGCAGGACACGGCACGCGGCGTCGTCGCGTGCGGACAGCAGGGCCGCCGGGTGGGCCAGGACCGCCACGGCGCCGGCTTCGCCGATCCACGACAGGACCTCGGTCAGTGCGGGCCGCCAGGGCGCGGGCACGTGCAGTGGCTGGCCCGGGCGGCACCAGTCCCGCGCGATGGCGCCGTACGTGCCGGGCCCGTAGATGGCGAACCGCGGGTCGTCGCCAGCGGTGCGGGCCAGCAGCGCCAGGTAGTCGCCCACGTAGGCGACCCGGTCGTCGCCGAGTGCGGCGTCGACGTCTTCCTCGGTGAGCGGCACCCCGATCGCCTGCACCCGCTCAATCCAGGCTCGCCACCAGGTGGCCTCGGCGTCGTGTACCGAGCGCACCCGCCGGGCGAAGG
Proteins encoded:
- a CDS encoding lantibiotic dehydratase: MTTDTHPASVEMNAPDHAWHLVPTVVLRQAGYPLEMLDPLVDAEQASRAVSLTERRERLAELAATAKAVLRRHRKAGTQRLASEIGQLRPITTEDLAPVLDALPDTESGPLRAYRDAAAALHTDWQVFRDQHRERLDAAGDAVARAFIEDSLRQVLLLSNDAAYPTLAAWLDGYHGEPGRHTRKMTDLLTMYLQRITTKNETHSHFGPFTVGRVGTTPGITWTGEGPLRRTAFFTHWAAERLALAAGEMPGMLDHVRPRRRPLTFLRDGRIEAYAFTTRDGLDAEWHFRQQGDWDVTPGEQWLWERAVGARTVADLRAEWPFPEPFEEVLRRAVDDKWLTAEFEVPVGDAAPLRRLRELLPHDAAHAAPMLAAVDAFEQDLLHFSAAPPAQRPAVLTAAKRRFEELTGVPGNRNSGLHYADRSILFEEAHSRLRGLTIGPDVADFLTTELAVVYELVLAGPRLRMRREREVLTRWVRDTFGTGVEVPLDRLYACSFADLDRLARDCAPIEAELVELDEVILHALIGPDTDRPEVVVPRDVLEGIIAAHPADPPALCNPDVLFAAPSQAALARGAFTAVIGDCHAVREVITHTSFGPLVQELDPRLLPEVYRGYQSLLDGDEILVNLSRGHPDKSSTQLVYPCHDLEVFGRSAQDRDLVLQPTQLYLIINGGRLELRAHHVEGRLRLMAPPAGGPSILQDPLSPFAFPRHFGGVALRAASLTHVPRIRCGRVILQRETWRVPSERLRGVTLSGDRIAADDAAEYLAACRLRAELGLPRHVFVKAPGEPKPVYVDWEAPLLVRQLCRIARRGAGLLEVSEMLPSPDERWFETGGVRYTTELRCALFSAGWHG
- a CDS encoding PHP domain-containing protein; protein product: MTRGVPSAVATPVDLHVHTSRSDGDDAPAQAAAYCLAADLRVVAVADHNTMSGIAPFSAAVGGAATVVAGCEITADWEGEEVHCLAYFVDPADAAFARRVRSVHDAEATWWRAWIERVQAIGVPLTEEDVDAALGDDRVAYVGDYLALLARTAGDDPRFAIYGPGTYGAIARDWCRPGQPLHVPAPWRPALTEVLSWIGEAGAVAVLAHPAALLSARDDAACRVLLDTWADAGLAGIEVWTSWHRPADSARLAQLSAAVGLLATTGSDYHGPRLKPWVPTPGRVPVVGPDPMAIVDALHERRTARVTKAGT